Proteins encoded in a region of the Blastocatellia bacterium genome:
- a CDS encoding DHH family phosphoesterase, protein MNCRWVWRAYEEGVAATLSRELGLPRAIARLLSARGVTTPEAAERFLRPRLDDLHDPYCMAGMNEAVERIWRALAREEPIVIYGDYDVDGVTSVVLLQKALTWLGARVFSYVPERLREGYGMHAEAIEALAARGGRLLISVDCGIRAHEVVERAKALGMETIVTDHHLPEAELPRAVAVLNPKRPDCAYPEKNLAGVGVALKLAQALLARSNRSAQLVHLLPLAAIGTIADVAPLVGENRTIARLGLAELRTPEQVGLR, encoded by the coding sequence ATGAATTGCCGATGGGTATGGCGCGCGTACGAGGAGGGTGTGGCGGCGACGCTCAGTCGGGAACTTGGACTTCCTCGCGCCATCGCTCGACTTCTGAGCGCGCGCGGGGTGACGACGCCAGAAGCTGCTGAACGTTTTCTCAGGCCACGGCTTGACGATCTACACGATCCCTACTGCATGGCGGGCATGAACGAGGCGGTCGAGCGCATTTGGCGCGCTCTCGCGCGCGAGGAACCCATCGTCATCTACGGCGATTACGATGTGGACGGCGTGACGAGTGTGGTCCTCCTTCAAAAGGCGCTCACCTGGCTGGGCGCTCGCGTCTTCTCCTACGTCCCCGAACGATTGCGCGAAGGATACGGGATGCATGCCGAAGCCATTGAGGCGCTCGCCGCTCGCGGCGGACGCTTGCTCATCAGCGTGGATTGTGGGATTCGCGCCCATGAGGTCGTCGAGCGGGCGAAGGCTCTTGGCATGGAGACCATTGTGACCGATCACCATCTCCCCGAAGCGGAACTGCCGCGCGCGGTAGCCGTGTTGAATCCGAAACGTCCCGATTGCGCTTATCCTGAGAAGAACTTGGCGGGCGTAGGAGTGGCGTTGAAACTCGCGCAGGCGCTCCTTGCGCGAAGCAACCGGAGCGCGCAGTTGGTGCACTTGCTGCCGCTGGCGGCCATCGGCACGATCGCCGACGTCGCGCCGCTTGTGGGAGAGAATCGCACGATCGCGCGCTTGGGATTAGCGGAACTCCGAACGCCCGAGCAGGTCGGGCTGCGCG
- a CDS encoding M1 family aminopeptidase: protein MWTKSRIGGHPYARLRPESNSWQRVRRKLGIALLVFLGFAEVRLAFGQDSPVAPTGSPQPLPALDVVHYKVEADVNPTESSLTARSLITLRVGAATRSVVLELNGSLIVSRVQNVETNETLTFLQDRFDQLNVRVDLGKTVEAGTQLTLLFEYAGALRGPEGGPIPDRRLAYIGPEGGYLFYAARWLPFHEYAADRASYEITVRVPQGMILAGYSERPLQAQPVVERPTPAPPRGARRPAEPAEAPSPRTPRVAYTLVSAQPVLAGSFAFSKYITKEVRTPGGFTIELFMKPGDEGRMESLADPIGRMLEVYQSRFGPYAFGDRLRVVEIDDESLEYYVGPGTLFLAPRVLTGDRTLDVGRLAREVAFQWWGQAVAVRNFDDAWISQGLAQYSALLFREFAGSRAEYEQAVREVLERALAFESATSIARAPRELYDLSPSYRAIVYDKGAFVFRMLRAVLGDEKFFALLKTFYQTYAGKNASIADFEELAGRVAGRSLRSFFGLWVDSTGVPEFRVEYTILRTRDGRFKARGTVKQTLELFDMPVDLLLRAEGDRTERITIPMKGTEASFEIPSETLPREIVVDPDFQILHLTDAVRIAVVVRRGIEHLKNREYPEAEQQFRAALELDALSSWAHYNLGLLYFEQRNFQRALDAFTDALNGDKRPPWIVVWSHIYRGNCYDALGERERAVAEYQKALETKDDYNGAQDLARHYLNHPYAPARTRASR, encoded by the coding sequence ATGTGGACGAAAAGCCGGATTGGAGGACATCCATACGCACGTCTCCGTCCCGAATCCAATAGCTGGCAGCGCGTCCGTCGGAAACTTGGGATCGCGCTCCTCGTCTTTCTCGGCTTCGCCGAGGTGCGGCTGGCGTTTGGCCAAGATTCCCCAGTGGCACCCACGGGCTCACCTCAGCCTCTTCCCGCGCTAGACGTGGTGCATTACAAGGTTGAAGCGGATGTGAATCCGACCGAGTCCTCGCTCACGGCTCGCTCACTCATCACGCTGCGCGTGGGGGCGGCCACCCGTTCGGTCGTGTTGGAGTTGAACGGTTCCCTTATTGTCTCGCGCGTGCAGAATGTCGAGACGAACGAAACGCTCACGTTCCTCCAAGATCGGTTCGATCAACTCAACGTGCGTGTTGACTTGGGAAAGACGGTCGAAGCTGGGACGCAGCTCACGCTCCTTTTCGAATACGCGGGGGCGCTCCGCGGGCCGGAAGGAGGACCGATCCCTGATCGGCGATTGGCATATATTGGTCCGGAAGGCGGCTATCTCTTCTACGCCGCGCGCTGGCTTCCCTTCCACGAATATGCGGCTGATCGCGCGAGCTATGAGATCACGGTGCGAGTGCCGCAAGGGATGATCCTGGCCGGCTACAGCGAGCGGCCACTTCAAGCGCAACCGGTGGTGGAACGGCCGACGCCCGCTCCCCCACGGGGAGCGCGACGTCCGGCTGAACCGGCGGAAGCGCCTTCGCCGCGAACGCCTCGGGTTGCGTATACGCTTGTCTCGGCGCAACCGGTGCTGGCAGGTTCGTTCGCCTTCTCGAAGTACATCACCAAAGAAGTGCGCACTCCCGGAGGCTTCACCATCGAACTGTTCATGAAGCCCGGCGACGAAGGACGCATGGAATCCCTGGCCGATCCCATCGGGCGCATGCTCGAGGTCTATCAATCTCGGTTCGGTCCGTATGCCTTCGGCGACCGCCTGCGCGTGGTCGAGATTGATGACGAGTCCCTGGAGTATTACGTCGGCCCGGGGACGCTCTTCCTGGCGCCGCGCGTGCTGACTGGCGATCGCACCCTCGACGTGGGACGCCTGGCGCGCGAGGTCGCCTTTCAATGGTGGGGACAAGCTGTCGCTGTGAGGAACTTCGACGACGCTTGGATCTCGCAAGGGCTCGCGCAATACAGCGCCCTCCTATTTCGCGAATTCGCAGGATCGCGCGCCGAGTACGAGCAAGCGGTTCGCGAAGTCCTCGAGCGCGCCTTGGCCTTCGAATCGGCGACCTCGATCGCGCGCGCTCCGCGCGAGCTGTATGATCTCTCGCCGAGCTATCGAGCCATTGTGTATGACAAAGGCGCCTTTGTGTTCCGCATGCTCCGTGCGGTGCTCGGCGATGAGAAGTTCTTCGCCCTGCTGAAGACCTTCTATCAGACCTATGCCGGTAAGAACGCGAGCATCGCCGATTTCGAGGAACTGGCGGGCCGAGTCGCCGGACGCAGCCTGCGCAGCTTCTTCGGCCTCTGGGTGGATTCGACGGGCGTGCCGGAATTCCGCGTCGAGTACACGATCTTGCGCACGCGCGATGGGCGCTTTAAGGCGCGCGGGACCGTCAAGCAAACGCTCGAGCTGTTCGACATGCCCGTGGATCTGCTCTTGCGCGCCGAGGGGGATCGCACCGAGCGGATCACGATTCCCATGAAAGGAACGGAGGCGAGTTTCGAGATCCCCTCCGAGACGCTCCCGCGCGAGATCGTCGTGGATCCGGATTTTCAGATCCTCCACCTCACGGATGCGGTTCGCATCGCCGTTGTCGTCCGGCGAGGGATCGAGCACCTCAAGAATCGCGAATATCCGGAAGCGGAGCAACAATTCCGAGCGGCCTTGGAGCTGGACGCGCTCAGTTCATGGGCGCATTACAACCTGGGGTTGCTGTACTTCGAGCAGCGGAATTTCCAACGGGCGCTCGACGCGTTCACCGATGCCCTCAATGGAGATAAGCGTCCGCCCTGGATCGTCGTCTGGAGCCACATCTACCGCGGGAACTGCTATGATGCCCTCGGAGAACGGGAGCGCGCCGTCGCCGAATACCAAAAGGCGCTGGAGACCAAGGACGATTACAACGGCGCTCAAGACCTAGCCCGCCACTACTTGAATCACCCCTATGCGCCGGCTCGCACGCGCGCCAGCCGATGA
- a CDS encoding ABC transporter permease has product MNLRRVGILVLRYVFVYRRSVIRLVEVWFWPTMELLLWGYVTLFLQRVGEGAVPRLVMFLIGAMILWDVLYRAQQGITLSFLEDVWVRNLLNIFCAPVRLSEYIAATFLFGLVRVGVTLVSLAALAWALYRFDLFEMGFALIPFMANLLILGLALGIITTAIILRFGQAAEALAWAVPFLIQPFAAVFYPVSVLPPSLQAIARAIPCTYVFEGMREVLRSGTFRWDHFGWALGLNVLYLAFGIWLLVRMFDLARERGLLGRLTMQ; this is encoded by the coding sequence ATGAACTTGCGGCGCGTGGGCATTCTGGTGCTCCGATACGTCTTCGTCTATCGGCGAAGCGTCATCCGATTGGTGGAGGTGTGGTTTTGGCCGACGATGGAGCTGTTGCTGTGGGGCTACGTGACCCTCTTTCTGCAGCGCGTGGGGGAAGGAGCGGTGCCGCGCTTGGTCATGTTTCTGATCGGGGCGATGATCCTCTGGGATGTGCTCTATCGCGCGCAGCAAGGGATCACGCTCTCGTTCCTCGAAGACGTGTGGGTGCGGAATCTGCTCAACATCTTCTGCGCGCCCGTTCGGCTGAGCGAATACATCGCGGCGACCTTCCTCTTTGGGCTGGTGCGCGTCGGCGTGACGCTCGTGTCCCTGGCGGCTCTCGCGTGGGCGTTGTATCGCTTCGATCTCTTCGAGATGGGCTTCGCCCTCATTCCGTTCATGGCGAACTTGCTGATCTTGGGATTGGCCCTGGGCATCATCACAACGGCCATCATTCTGCGGTTCGGACAAGCCGCGGAAGCGCTCGCCTGGGCTGTTCCCTTCCTCATCCAACCTTTCGCTGCCGTCTTCTATCCGGTCAGCGTCCTCCCGCCGAGTCTGCAGGCGATCGCGCGAGCAATCCCGTGCACGTATGTCTTCGAGGGCATGCGCGAGGTCCTGCGCTCGGGGACATTTCGCTGGGACCACTTCGGGTGGGCGCTCGGCTTGAACGTCCTTTATCTGGCGTTCGGCATCTGGCTGCTCGTGCGCATGTTCGATCTGGCGCGCGAGCGCGGGTTACTCGGCCGTCTGACGATGCAGTGA
- a CDS encoding ABC transporter ATP-binding protein, with translation MRQSDAVVLRVHELTKEFDGIVAVDHVSFAISRGEIVGLLGANGAGKTTTLQLILGLIRPTSGRIEIFGQDLEHHRIEILRRMNFSSVGVNLPPNLTVWENLWLFAQLYAVPRAEERIAEVLDLLEIAHLRDARTGRLSSGEMTRVNLCKALLNDPELLLLDEPTASLDPNIADKVRRLLRQIQRERQIAMLYTSHNMRDIEEVCDRILFLHRGRIIAEGPPREILRHFRTRTLEEVFIRIARSGEILVGQEDR, from the coding sequence ATGCGCCAATCGGACGCTGTCGTCTTGCGCGTGCACGAGCTGACGAAGGAGTTCGATGGAATCGTCGCAGTGGATCACGTGAGCTTCGCGATCTCGCGTGGAGAGATCGTCGGGCTATTGGGAGCCAATGGCGCGGGAAAGACGACGACGTTGCAACTCATCCTCGGTCTCATCCGCCCCACCTCGGGTCGCATCGAGATCTTCGGCCAGGACCTCGAACACCATCGGATCGAAATCCTCCGCCGGATGAACTTCTCCTCAGTCGGTGTGAACCTGCCGCCGAATCTCACGGTCTGGGAGAACTTGTGGCTCTTCGCCCAACTCTACGCTGTGCCGCGTGCCGAGGAGCGCATCGCTGAGGTGCTCGACCTTCTGGAGATCGCCCATCTTCGGGATGCGCGCACGGGACGTCTCTCCAGCGGCGAGATGACGCGCGTGAACCTCTGCAAGGCACTGCTCAACGATCCGGAGCTCCTGCTTTTGGACGAACCGACGGCCAGTCTCGATCCCAACATCGCCGATAAAGTGCGACGCTTGCTCCGCCAGATCCAGCGCGAACGACAGATCGCCATGCTCTACACGTCGCACAACATGCGGGATATCGAGGAGGTGTGCGACCGTATCCTCTTCCTCCACCGCGGACGCATCATCGCCGAAGGGCCTCCGCGAGAGATTCTGCGGCACTTCCGCACGCGGACGCTGGAAGAAGTCTTCATCCGGATCGCGCGAAGCGGCGAGATCCTCGTCGGGCAAGAAGACCGATGA
- the glmS gene encoding glutamine--fructose-6-phosphate transaminase (isomerizing), translating into MSGIIGYVGPRQIIPILLHGLRRLEYRGYDSAGLAVVDEGRLEVRRAAGKLRQLEELIRLQPLDGTYGIGHTRWATHGRPTAENAHPHCDCSGRLAVVHNGIVENYLALKHQLAEEGHTFRTETDTEVIAHLIEKYLQEPTTRALDPEVSLEKAVRAAVREMTGVFAMAIISADVPETIVAVRQGPPVVIGLGHEEYFVASDVLALLYYTRDVFFLEDGQIAVLTRRGVRVSDWEGNAVTPRLERIGWEPILVEKGGFPNFMLKEIYEQPRALRELLKAHTSPEGRSVHFEELEMTEEQIRQIRTIRLVGCGGSWHAALAGEFLIEHLARVPTEVDYSSEFRYRDPILEEGTLVVALSQSGETADTLAAVREARRRGAPVLAICNVRGATLTREANGTIFLQAGPEIGVASTKAFTAELMALYLLAIYLAEQRGTLTTEYRERLVREAWLIPEQLERVLAKDDAIRELARSFARVPAAFFLGRGLFYPIALEGALLLKELAYLYAEGYPAGELKHGPNALIEAHLPIVVINARDPESPLSQLLYEKTLANIIEAKAREGRVLGIVTEGDVEVRQVADDLLEIPTTSYWLLPILATVPLQLLAYHTAVLKGCDVDQPRHLAKSVTVE; encoded by the coding sequence ATGTCGGGGATCATCGGATACGTCGGACCACGGCAGATCATCCCCATCTTGTTGCACGGCTTGCGGCGGTTGGAATATCGCGGCTATGACTCCGCCGGATTAGCCGTCGTGGATGAAGGCCGTTTGGAGGTGCGTCGCGCGGCGGGTAAGCTGCGACAGCTAGAAGAACTGATCCGTCTGCAGCCGCTCGACGGCACCTATGGGATCGGACACACGCGCTGGGCCACTCACGGACGACCGACGGCGGAGAACGCGCATCCGCATTGTGATTGCTCCGGGCGCTTGGCCGTCGTTCATAATGGCATCGTGGAGAATTACCTCGCTCTGAAGCATCAGCTCGCCGAAGAGGGACACACGTTTCGGACGGAGACGGACACGGAGGTCATCGCCCACCTGATCGAGAAATACCTGCAGGAGCCGACGACGCGCGCGCTCGATCCCGAAGTCAGTTTGGAGAAAGCTGTTCGCGCGGCCGTGCGCGAGATGACTGGAGTCTTCGCTATGGCCATCATCTCGGCGGATGTGCCGGAGACGATCGTCGCTGTTCGACAAGGACCCCCGGTGGTGATCGGCCTTGGCCACGAAGAGTACTTCGTCGCCTCGGATGTGCTGGCCCTCCTCTATTACACGCGAGACGTCTTCTTCCTGGAAGATGGGCAGATCGCTGTCCTCACGCGACGGGGAGTGCGCGTCAGCGATTGGGAGGGGAATGCGGTGACGCCTCGCTTGGAGCGCATCGGATGGGAGCCCATCCTCGTCGAGAAGGGGGGGTTCCCGAACTTCATGCTCAAGGAGATTTACGAACAGCCCCGAGCGCTCCGCGAATTGCTCAAAGCACACACGTCTCCGGAAGGACGAAGCGTCCACTTCGAAGAGCTGGAGATGACGGAGGAACAGATCCGGCAGATTCGCACCATTCGGCTCGTCGGATGTGGAGGGAGTTGGCATGCAGCTTTGGCGGGAGAGTTCCTGATCGAACATCTGGCGCGCGTGCCGACGGAGGTGGACTATTCAAGCGAATTCCGGTATCGCGATCCGATCCTCGAGGAGGGGACGCTGGTGGTCGCCCTGAGTCAGTCTGGGGAGACGGCCGATACGTTGGCTGCCGTTCGGGAGGCACGACGTCGAGGGGCTCCGGTACTCGCCATCTGCAACGTGCGCGGCGCGACGCTCACGCGCGAGGCCAACGGCACGATCTTCCTACAAGCTGGGCCAGAGATCGGCGTCGCTTCGACGAAAGCCTTCACCGCCGAGCTGATGGCGTTGTATCTGTTGGCCATCTATTTGGCCGAGCAGCGTGGAACGCTCACGACCGAGTATCGAGAGCGACTGGTCCGCGAGGCATGGCTGATCCCGGAGCAGCTCGAGCGCGTGCTCGCCAAGGACGATGCGATTCGGGAACTCGCCCGATCATTCGCCCGCGTGCCCGCGGCGTTTTTCTTGGGACGCGGCCTCTTTTATCCGATCGCCTTGGAAGGAGCCTTGCTGCTGAAAGAATTGGCCTATCTGTACGCCGAAGGGTATCCGGCCGGGGAGTTGAAACATGGACCGAACGCTCTCATCGAAGCGCATCTCCCCATCGTCGTGATCAACGCGCGCGATCCGGAATCGCCGCTCTCGCAGCTTCTCTACGAGAAGACGCTGGCCAATATCATCGAGGCGAAGGCGCGCGAGGGACGCGTCCTCGGGATCGTCACTGAGGGCGATGTGGAAGTTCGCCAGGTCGCCGACGATTTGCTGGAGATTCCGACCACGAGCTACTGGCTCCTCCCCATCCTCGCTACCGTTCCCCTTCAACTCCTCGCCTATCACACGGCCGTCCTCAAGGGGTGCGATGTGGATCAGCCCCGCCATCTGGCGAAATCGGTGACCGTGGAGTGA
- the glmU gene encoding bifunctional UDP-N-acetylglucosamine diphosphorylase/glucosamine-1-phosphate N-acetyltransferase GlmU, giving the protein MRPNVVILAAGLGTRMRSRRAKVLHELAGRPLIAHVVRAALGAHPSRLIVVIGHQAEDVRRIVEREVARNAGEPSPRLLFALQHEPLGTGHAALMALETLGAEEGPPHAPTAVAESEALEQWEKWEEAPVWREPLVLLYGDMPRVRSETIARLVAAHLEGRAVATLMTLRLEDPTGYGRIVRDAQGEVVRIVEETEARPEERAIQEVNAGLYCFDPKPLLGALRRLRPENRKGEYYLTDVVGVLTSIGYRVRAIESEHPEELLGVNTREDLARLEAELRREICARWMREGVTIRDPNTTWIDADVVIGADTVLHPYVHLEGETRLGEACEVHAWTRIVDSQLGDRVIVRNFTVIQGSRIGNDVRIGPFAHLRGEVELADEVAIGNFVEVKKSRIGRRSKAMHLAYLGDATVGERVNVGAGTITCNYDGKRKHPTIIEDDVKLGSDTMLVAPVRVGRGAMTGAGAVVIRDVPERTLVVGVPAVEKKKVEEESAPEPSASLPAD; this is encoded by the coding sequence ATGAGGCCGAATGTGGTGATCCTTGCGGCGGGATTAGGGACGCGAATGCGGTCTCGGCGGGCGAAGGTCTTGCACGAACTGGCTGGGCGTCCGCTCATCGCTCACGTGGTACGAGCGGCGCTGGGCGCTCACCCATCCCGCTTGATCGTCGTCATTGGGCATCAGGCGGAGGACGTGCGGCGCATCGTAGAGCGAGAAGTCGCGCGAAACGCCGGCGAGCCGAGCCCGCGCCTTTTGTTCGCCCTTCAGCATGAGCCGTTGGGGACGGGGCATGCCGCCCTGATGGCGCTGGAAACGCTGGGCGCTGAAGAAGGGCCGCCTCACGCTCCCACCGCCGTCGCTGAGAGCGAGGCGCTTGAACAATGGGAGAAATGGGAAGAGGCCCCGGTCTGGCGGGAACCGCTGGTGCTCCTTTACGGCGATATGCCGCGGGTGCGATCGGAGACGATCGCGCGGCTCGTCGCGGCGCACCTTGAGGGACGTGCCGTGGCGACGCTCATGACGTTGCGGCTGGAGGATCCGACCGGATACGGACGAATCGTGCGAGATGCTCAGGGTGAGGTCGTGCGAATCGTCGAGGAGACGGAGGCGCGACCTGAAGAGCGCGCGATTCAGGAGGTCAATGCGGGACTCTACTGCTTCGATCCGAAACCCCTCCTTGGAGCGCTGCGGCGATTGAGACCGGAGAATCGAAAGGGGGAATACTATCTGACGGACGTCGTGGGCGTGCTCACGAGCATCGGGTATCGCGTTCGAGCGATCGAGAGCGAGCATCCGGAGGAACTCTTGGGCGTCAACACGCGAGAGGACTTGGCGCGACTCGAAGCCGAGCTGCGACGAGAGATCTGCGCGCGATGGATGCGCGAGGGGGTGACGATCCGCGATCCGAACACGACATGGATTGATGCCGATGTCGTCATTGGAGCGGATACCGTCCTGCATCCCTACGTGCACCTGGAGGGGGAGACGCGTCTCGGGGAAGCCTGCGAGGTTCATGCTTGGACACGGATCGTGGATTCGCAGCTCGGAGATCGCGTCATCGTTCGGAATTTCACGGTGATCCAAGGGAGCCGAATCGGCAACGACGTGCGGATTGGGCCGTTCGCCCACTTGCGAGGCGAGGTGGAACTGGCCGATGAGGTGGCCATCGGCAATTTCGTCGAGGTGAAGAAATCGCGCATCGGACGACGAAGCAAGGCGATGCATTTGGCATACTTGGGGGATGCGACCGTGGGGGAGCGAGTGAACGTTGGGGCGGGCACGATCACCTGCAATTACGATGGGAAACGGAAGCATCCGACGATCATCGAAGACGATGTGAAGTTGGGGAGCGATACGATGCTCGTGGCCCCTGTGCGAGTGGGGCGCGGGGCGATGACGGGAGCGGGGGCAGTGGTCATTCGCGATGTGCCCGAGCGCACGTTGGTCGTGGGAGTCCCAGCCGTGGAGAAGAAGAAGGTAGAGGAGGAGAGCGCCCCCGAACCATCGGCTTCCCTTCCTGCGGATTGA
- a CDS encoding acetyl ornithine aminotransferase family protein, with protein sequence MDIKLPQIKTELPGPRAREIVEKDARYVSPSYTRPYPLVVRRGFGAIVEDVDGNYFLDFNAGVAVCNTGHAHPKIVEAIARQAAEFIHIASADYYYPHLVQLAEKLQQVTPGDFPKRVHFGNSGAEAIEGALKVARYATRRDKFIAFYGGFHGRTLGALSLTCSKTTQRRGFGRQLLDVTHVPYPNPLRYPYKTDGEDVGRACIRFIEEVVFKTAVPPEEVAAIVVEPIQGEGGYIVPPRSFFEGLNHLREKYGILIIADEVQSGMGRTGRMWACEHFDFVPDIMAIAKAIASGLPLGITLARADLMEWHVGAHASTFGGNPVAIAAALATFELLENGLIENARVMGERLKRGLEQVAERHPDCIADVRGLGLMIGVEIVRDRRTLAPDPELRDRIVQECFRRGLVLLGCGETAIRFSPPLVVDAEQVDFAVSAFEDAVASAKSASSARSAARSR encoded by the coding sequence ATGGACATCAAACTGCCACAGATCAAAACGGAGCTTCCAGGACCGAGGGCTCGGGAGATCGTCGAGAAAGACGCGCGATATGTCTCCCCCTCTTACACCCGGCCGTATCCGCTCGTCGTGCGACGAGGGTTCGGAGCGATCGTCGAGGACGTGGACGGGAATTACTTCCTCGACTTCAACGCGGGTGTCGCTGTTTGCAATACGGGACATGCGCATCCAAAGATCGTCGAGGCGATCGCGCGACAGGCAGCGGAGTTCATCCACATCGCCTCGGCCGATTACTACTACCCGCATCTGGTGCAGCTCGCGGAGAAATTGCAGCAGGTCACACCGGGCGATTTTCCCAAACGCGTTCATTTCGGGAATTCCGGGGCAGAGGCCATCGAAGGGGCGTTGAAGGTCGCTCGCTACGCGACGCGGCGCGATAAATTCATCGCCTTTTATGGTGGCTTTCATGGCCGCACGCTCGGCGCGCTCTCGCTGACCTGCAGCAAGACGACACAGCGGCGAGGATTCGGCCGTCAACTCCTCGACGTCACGCATGTGCCGTACCCGAATCCCCTCCGATATCCTTACAAGACCGATGGCGAGGATGTGGGACGAGCGTGCATTCGTTTCATCGAGGAAGTCGTCTTCAAGACGGCCGTCCCTCCGGAAGAAGTCGCCGCCATCGTCGTCGAGCCGATTCAAGGAGAAGGAGGGTATATCGTCCCGCCGCGCAGCTTCTTCGAGGGCCTGAACCACTTGCGGGAGAAATACGGCATCCTCATCATCGCCGACGAAGTGCAATCGGGGATGGGACGCACAGGCCGAATGTGGGCGTGCGAGCATTTCGATTTCGTCCCCGACATCATGGCGATCGCTAAGGCCATCGCTTCGGGGCTACCCCTTGGGATCACGCTCGCCCGCGCCGATTTGATGGAATGGCACGTGGGGGCCCATGCTTCGACCTTCGGTGGCAATCCGGTGGCGATCGCGGCAGCGCTCGCGACGTTCGAGTTGCTGGAGAACGGACTCATAGAGAACGCACGCGTGATGGGGGAGCGCTTGAAACGGGGACTCGAACAGGTCGCCGAACGGCATCCCGATTGCATCGCCGATGTGCGCGGCCTCGGCCTGATGATCGGCGTCGAGATCGTGAGAGATCGGCGGACGCTCGCTCCAGATCCTGAGCTGCGCGATCGCATCGTCCAGGAATGCTTCCGACGCGGGCTCGTGCTGCTCGGCTGCGGTGAGACGGCTATTCGATTCTCCCCCCCGCTGGTCGTGGACGCCGAACAAGTGGACTTCGCCGTAAGCGCATTCGAGGATGCCGTCGCAAGCGCCAAGTCCGCTTCCTCGGCACGTTCCGCAGCACGTTCGCGGTGA
- a CDS encoding enoyl-CoA hydratase/isomerase family protein, protein MSAPVSFERILYAVEGAIARITLNRPEKRNALDPRTLEELPRAFACAEEDAAVKVIALGAAGTDFCAGLDVTTLQPTADPAVFEKMQDAERLVRLFLLMRRLPKPIVALVRGRALGGGCGLATACDVVLAAESAQFGYPEVRIGFVPAIVSVLLRRSVGEKKAAELMLSGRRITAVEAERLGLVTSVFPDDAFEQKSEEFLAELAKQSAQAMRLTKQILYQIDGMGFEAAMQAAVEVNVLARLTEDFARGITEFLRK, encoded by the coding sequence ATGTCGGCGCCCGTGTCTTTCGAGCGCATTCTCTATGCGGTGGAGGGGGCCATCGCGCGCATCACGTTGAATCGGCCGGAGAAGCGCAACGCGCTGGATCCGCGGACATTGGAGGAGCTGCCGCGGGCCTTCGCGTGCGCGGAAGAAGACGCGGCCGTGAAAGTCATCGCGCTCGGAGCAGCGGGGACGGATTTCTGCGCGGGGCTCGATGTGACGACCTTGCAGCCGACGGCTGATCCGGCCGTGTTCGAGAAGATGCAGGACGCCGAGCGCTTGGTCCGACTCTTCCTCTTGATGCGGCGACTGCCGAAGCCGATCGTGGCGTTGGTGCGCGGGCGTGCGCTAGGAGGTGGCTGCGGGTTGGCGACGGCCTGTGACGTCGTCCTGGCGGCTGAGAGCGCGCAATTCGGATACCCCGAGGTCCGAATCGGGTTCGTCCCGGCCATCGTCAGCGTGCTCTTGCGGCGCTCGGTGGGGGAGAAGAAAGCGGCGGAGCTGATGCTGAGCGGGCGTCGGATCACGGCGGTCGAAGCGGAACGTCTCGGACTCGTCACGTCCGTCTTCCCCGATGACGCGTTCGAGCAAAAATCCGAGGAGTTTCTCGCTGAACTGGCCAAGCAGAGCGCGCAAGCGATGCGGCTGACCAAGCAGATCCTGTATCAAATTGATGGCATGGGATTCGAGGCGGCGATGCAGGCGGCGGTAGAGGTGAATGTCCTGGCGCGATTGACGGAGGATTTCGCGCGCGGCATAACGGAGTTCTTGCGAAAGTGA